The DNA region TTGCCGATCCCAAATTTTCCAGTTGACCCAATTTTCCAGTTGAGAGCGACATGCAGAGACTGACGCGACACCAGATGGCCGCCAGGCTGGCGCGGGACATTCCCCCGGGCAGCTACGTGAACATCGGCATAGGCATGCCGGAACTGGTGGCCAACTACCTGGACCCCGACGACGAAATCCTGCTGCACAGCGAGAACGGCATCCTGGGCATGGGGCCGAACGCCGGGGAAGGCGAGGAAGACCTGGAGCTGATCAACGCCGGCAAGCGTCCCGTGACGCTGCTGACGGGCGGCGCGTTCTTCGAGCACGTCGACTCGTTCGCCATCATGCGCGGCGGCCACCTGGACCTGAGCATCATGGGCGGCATGCAGGTGGCGCCCAACGGCGACCTCGCCAACTGGTCCCTGGGACGCAAGGGCGAACCGCCGGCGGTGGGCGGCGCCATGGACTTATCCGTGGGGGCCAGGAAGGTCTACATCCTGATGGAGCACAACGCCAAGGACGGCACGCCCAAGCTGGTGGAGAAATGCACCTTGCCGTTGACGGGGCCGGGCGTGGTGCATCGGGTGTACACGGACCTGGCGGTGGTGGAGATCACGCCGGAGGGGTTTCTGGTGGTGGACAAGCTGGTCGGTATCAGCGACGAGGAATTGCAGGCGCAAACCGGAGCCAGGCTGCGGTTCGCGCACTGAGACCCGCGCAGGCGCGGTCCTCACGCCGCGCGCGCGGCCACGGTGGGGTCGCGCTCCGGTCCCGCGACGATGCCGGCATCGTGCAGCCGACCGATGGCGCCGCTGCTCATTCCCAGCACTTCGTAAAGCACTTCGTCGGTATGGGTGCCCAGCAATGCGGCGGGCGTCGTCGGCGCTCGGCTCATGCCCGGCGCGCGCACGGTTGCGCCCGCGGCGATATGCTCGCCGACGCCGGGCGTCTCGATCCGTTCGAACACGGGATTGCTGGCCGAGTTCATGCGCGGGTCCTGCGTCATCATCTCGCCGACGGTGCTGTAGCGCCCCCACGTTGCCCTGTGCGCGTCCAGCTCGCGTTCGGCCTGCTCGCGCGTCCGGGCCGCGAACCAGGGTTCGAGGAGTCCGGCGATGGCCTCGCGCGCCTCGAAGCGCCGCGCCTCATCGGATAGGTCCAAGCCGGTGCGCGCCTGCAAGGCCTGGACATCGTCGGCAATGCCGCAGGCGTCCACCAGGCATTTCCACTGGCCGGCCGAGATCGCCACCACCATCAGGCGCCGGCCGTCCGAGGTCGCGAAATCGCGGCCGAAGGCGCCGTAGAGATGATTGCCGATCGAGGGACGCTCCTGCCCCAGCAACTCCACCTCGGCGAGCACGCCCAGGTGCGACAGCATGGTGAAGGCCGTATCCGACAGCGCCAGCTTGAGTTCGGCGCCCTCTCCCGTGCGCCGGCGCCTGTCGACCGCGGCCAGGACCGCGAAGGCCGCTTGGTAGGCGCAGGCGATATCCCATGCGGGCAACACGTGGTTCACCGGATGTTGCGCGGAGCCGCCGCCAGTGACCAGCGGATAGCCGGTCACGCAGTTGACCGTGTAGTCGACCGCGGTGCTGCCATCGCCGTTGCCCTGGATGGTGCAACTGACCAGGTCAGCGCGTTTCTCCGCCAGCAGTCCGTGCGCCAGCCAGGGCGTGCCGATATTGGTCAACAGCACGCCGGCGTCGGGCCCGGGCGCCGTGACCAGGGCCTGGATGAGTTCGCGGCCCTCGGGCCGGCGCAGGTCGACGGCGACGGAGCGCTTGCCCTTGTTCAGGGCCGTCCAGTAAAGGCTGCGGCCACGCCCCTCGGGATGCGGCATCCGCGGCATGCGGCCGTAGTCGATGCCGCCGCCGATCATATCGATGCGGATGACGTCGGCGCCATGCTGCGCCAGGGTCAGCCCGGCCAGCGGCGCGGCGATGAAGGCCGAGCTCTCGATGACGCGCAGGCGATTCAGGAAGGGATAGGTCATGGGATGCTTTTCCTTGGCTTTGGAATCATTGGGCGCGGCCGCCCAGGCTGACCTGATGGCGCGGCGCCGCCCCGTCCATCACCGCGGCCATGTCGTCGGCCATCGACTTCATGATTGCCGCCCACGCCCCCTTGGTGGTGCCCATGGTGTGGGGCGAGGTAATGCAGTTCTTGCGGCGAAAGATCGGATGGCTGGTGTCGGGCGGCTCGGGCTCGAAAACATCCAGCGCCACGCCGCCCAGCCTGCCCGTCTCCAACATCTCGTCGAGCAGGTCTAGGCTTTCGACCACACCGCCCCGGGACAGGTTGACCAGCATCGTGCCCTCCTGGACCAGGGCCAGGCGCGCGCGGTCGATCAAGCCGTGGGTCTCCTTCGTGTAGGGGCAGTGCAGCGCGATGAAATGGCTGCGCCGCATGAGTTCGTCCAGGGACACGAGTTCGGCGTGATGTTCCCTGGCCCGCTCGGCCGGCGTGGTCGGGCTGTAGGCGATGACGTCCATCTCGAAGACCCGCGCCATGCGGGCCACCAGCCCGCCGATGCGGCCCAGGCCGACGATGCCCAGCGTATGGCCCGCCAGGTCGCCCGCTTGCAGGCCGAAACGGGAAGCCCAGTTGCCTGCCTTCAGTTCGGCGTCCCAGTAGGGGAGCATCTTGCACAGGCTGAGCATGAAGGCCATCGATCCTTCCGCCACCGCGCGCGCCCCGACCCCGGGCGTGTAGACCACGGGCACGCCACGCGCGGCGGCCGCGGCGACGTCGATCATGTCGTAGCCGACGCCCGTACGCCCGATCACCTGCAAGCCCGGCGCGGCATCGATCACCGCCTTGGTGATGTGGGTCTGCCCGCGCACGACGATGGCCCGCGCCTTGGGCGCCAGCTTCACCAGGCCCGCTTCGGACAGGTCCGGCGCGACGACCACCGATCCGTAGGCGGAGAGTCTGCGGCTTGCATAATCATCGGGCGCCTGGGTGCACAGGATGATGCCGGGCCCGGTGCCGGGTTCAGTGGAGGCAGCCATCGTCAGACCCGCTCTATCTTGGCCGCCACGAGCACTTCGGCCCACTTGTCGGCTTCGGCCTGCACGAACTTGCCGAACTGCGCCGCCGTCAGCGGCTGCACCGAGGATCCCAGCTTGTACATGCGTTCCTTGATGTCCGGCTGCGAAATCGCCTCGACCAGCGAGGCATTGAGTTTCTCGATGACGGCGTCCGGCGTGCCGGCGGGCGCGCACAGGCCGTTCCACGCGGCGACCTCATAGCCGGGCAAGCCCGCCTCCGCGATGGTCGGCACCTGCGGCAACTGGTCGGCTCGCCGCGGCGAGGTCACGCCCAGCGGCCTGAGTTTCCCCGCCTGGATATGGGGCAGCGAGGAGATCGTGGTATCGAACATGATCTGGCAGGTGCCGCCGATCACGTCGGCGATGGCCGGCGCGCTGCCCTTGTAGGGAACATGCGTCATGCGGATGCCGGCCTTCAGGTCGAACAGCTCGCCCGCCAGATGGGTCGACCCGCCGATGCCGGTGCTGGCGAAGTTGACCTTGCCGGGATTTTTCCTGGCGTAGGCGATCAGGCTCTTGACCGAATCGAAGGGCGCGTCGGGATTGGCGGCCAGAACCAGCGGCCCGCTGTAGATGATCCCGATTTGCCGCAGCCCTTTCTTCAGGTCGTAGCCGGGGGTCTTGAACAAGGTCGCGTTGATCGCATGCGCGGTCGTGATCAGGCCCACGGTATAGCCGTCCGCGTCCGCGCGCTGGACGGCGGCAAGGCCGATGTTGCCGCCGCCGCCGGGACGGTTTTCGACGATGAAGGTCTGCCCGAACGCCTGCGACATATGGGCGGCCACGATGCGGGCCGCGATATCCGTCGAGCCGCCCGGCGTAAACGGCACGATGACCTTGACCGGCCGGGTCGGCCAGTCCTGGCCGCCGGATTTGGCCTGGCTCCCGGAAGCCATGGTACCCAGGCCTGCCGCCAGCGTAAGCTTCAATACGCTTCTACGTTTCATGCTTGTCTCCGTTGTACTGTTTTAAGAAGGGACTGCCGCGCCGCGACCGGCGCTTATCCTTGTCCCGGCAAAGGGACCAGAGGGACGATGGGGCCCGCATCGTCGACCAGCAGGTCGGATGTCACCTCCGCCAACACCCGGCACCCCGAAAGCGCCATGTTCCGATCCAGCTCGGTCTTCAGGATCGACAGCACCCTGGCCGTTCCCGCGGCGCCGCCGACGATGGCGCCGTACAGCGCGGGGCGGCCCACGAAAACCATGCGGGCGCCCAGCGCGAGCGCCTTGAACACATCCGTGCCCCGCCTGAAACCGCTGTCGATGAAGACGGGGAAGTCGGACGGGACGGCTCGCACGACGTGCGGCAAGGCCAGCAGCGAGGCCTGCATGCATTCGAGCTGCCGTCCGCCATGGTTCGAGACCATGACGCCGTCCAGGCCCAGGCGCACCGCCTGCTCCGCGTCGCCCGGATGGATCACACCCTTCAGGACGATCCGGCCCTTCCAATGGGCCCGGATCCATTCCAGGTGCGTCCAGTCAAGCGCGTCGCGGCCATTGCGGAAGCCGCCCGGCGGATGCTCGGTGATGCGGAAGCCGGCGGGATCCGCCGAACTGTTGGTGAAACGGGGAATGCCGGCGCGGCTGAGGGTCTTGAAGAACACCGAAGCAAGCCATCGCGGATGCAGGATCCCGTCCAGCAGCAAGCGCGCGCTGAACTGGAAGGGAATGCTGAAACCAGCGCGCTCGTTATGCTCGCGGTTCGCGCCTACGGCGGTATCGACGGTGACGACCAGGACCTCGACCCGCGCGGCCTCCAGGCGCTTCAGCAATGCGCCGATTCTCTCGACGTTGCCCGGCAGATAGCCCTGGTACCAGACGTCGAGACCCGCCGCCTGCAATTGCTCCACCGGCACGGAGGAATAGCCGCTGAGAATGTACGGAACCTTCTGCGCGGCCGCGCCGGCCGCGATCTCCCGGTCGCATTCGTAGCGGCAGATCGCGACGGCGCCCATGGGCGAAACGCCCAGGGGCGCATCGTAGTCGCGGCCCCACAGGGAGACCGCCTGCGATCGCGCCGAGACGCCCGTCAGGCCACGCGGACGCAGCGCCAGGCGCGCGAAGGCGTCGCGGTTGGCCCTGAGCGTCGCGCCGTCCTCCGTGCCCGCATAAACGTAGTTCTGCAGTATGCGGGGCAGGCGGCGCAGGGCCGCGCGCTCGAAATCGTGGACGGACAGGAGCCGGTCGAGACGCATGTCAGGCCCTTTCGAACACCGCCGCCATGCCCTGCCCGCCACCGATGCACATCGTCTCCAGGCCGTAGCGCGCGTCGCGGCGCGCCATTTCGTGCAGCAGCGACGTCATGATGCGCACGCCGGTGGCGCCCACCGGATGGCCCAGCGAGATGCCCGAGCCGTTCACGTTGAAGCGGTCCGGGTCGTTCCAGCCCCACCCCTTGGCGACCGCCAGCGCCTGGCACGCGAACGCCTCGTTCAGTTCGACCAGGTCCATGTCGCCGAAACCCAGGCCGTTGCGGGCGAACAGTTTCTTCACGGCCGGCACCGGGCCGATGCCCATGTGCGAGGGCTCGCAGCCCGCCGCCGCCCAGCTATGCAGATAGCCGATGGGCGTCAGGCCCAATTCTTCCAGCTTGTCCTCGGCCACGATCAGGCAGGCCGCCGCCGCGTCGTTCTGCTGGCACGCGTTGCCGGCGGTGACGATGCCGCCCTTCACGATGGGCTTGAGCCGGGCGAGCTGGTCGATGGCCAGGTCGGCCCGGATGCCCTCGTCCTTGTCGACGATGACGGGGTCGCCCTTGCGCTGCGGCACGCTGACCGGCACGACTTCCTGCGCGAACTTTCCCGAGGCCCAGGCGGCCGCCGCGCGCTGATGGCTGCGCAGGGCGAAGGCGTCGGCCTCCTCGCGGCTGATCTCGTAATCGCGCGCCAGGTTCTCGGCGGTCTCGATCATCCCGCTGATCCTGCCGAAGCGGGATTCGGGCTGCGAGCGTTCGCGGCCGCGATCCAGCCGGTCATGGAAGGTCACCGAGCCGGCGCGTTTACCCCAGCGCATGTCGGTGGTGTAGTACTCGACGTTGCTCATGCTCTCGACGCCGCCGGCCATCACCACGTCCGCCGCGCCGGTCTGCACCATCATGGCCGCCGTGACGATGGCTTGCAGCCCGCTGCCGCAGCGGCGGTCCACCTGCATGCCGGCGACCCCGATGGGAAAGCCCGCCTGCAAGGCGATCCAGCGCCCCGTGCAGGGCACCTCGCCGTTCATGTACGAATGGCCGAACACCACGTCCTCGATGCGGGCCGGGTCCAGGCCGGTCCTGGCGACGATGGCGCGGGCGACGGTGGCGCCCAGCTCCTCCACCGGCACGGGCTTGAGGCCGCCGCCGAAGGCGCCGATGGGAGTGCGTAACGGGGAGACGATGGCTGCGCGTTTCATGTTTTCAATCCTTGCTGTCGAAATGCAATGCGTTGGGGAAGCGGGGCGTCTCCTTCGCCAGGAAGGCGCGCACGCCCTCCTTCGATTCGGCCGAGGTGAACACCCGTTCGGACAGGGGGAGCGCGGCCGCGATGGCCGCGTCTTCGCTCATATCGAAACTCAGGTCGATGGCCTGCTTGCAAAGCGCCAGCGCCAGCGGCGGACGCCGGGTCAGCGTGCGCGCGATGTCGAGCGCCGCGTCGAGCGCGGAACCCCGCCCCGCCACGCGGTTGACGAGGCCCCAGGCCAGCGCGGTGGCCGCGTCGATGGGCTCGCCCAGGAACATCATTTCCTTGGCGCGGCCCGCGCCGATGCGCCGCGTCACGCGAACCGGCCCGCCGCTGCCGGGGAACACGCCCAGCTTGATCTCGGGCAGCGCGAAACGGGCGGTCTCGTCCGCCACGAGAAGGTCGCAGCACACCGCGATCTCCAGCCCGCCGCCGAAGGCCAGGCCATTGACGGCGGCGATCGTGGGCTTGGGCAGGCCATCGAGCCGGGCGAACACCCGGTGCTGCAATTCCAGCTTCCCGGGACCGATGCGGCCGGGCTGCATCAGGGGCTGGAACTCGGCGATGTCGGAGCCGGCGCAGAAGGCGCGCGTGCCGGCGCCGGTGACGACCACCGCCTGCACCGAAACGTCCGCCTCGACGGCTTCCAAGGCGCGATCCAGCGCCTCGGTCAGGCCGCGGAAGACGACGTTCAGCGGCGGGTTGTCCAGCGTCAGGATGGCGATGCCGTCGGCGACCTCGCAGCGGACGGGTTCAGCCATAGCGGCCGCCCGTCACGTGCAGCACTTCGCCGGAGATGAAGCTAGCCGCTTCCGAAACCAGGAAGGCCACCGCGTTGGCGATATCATCCGGCTTGCCGACCCGCTTCAGCGGCTGCGCGGCGACCGCGCGTTCCTTGATGGTTTCATAGGTCGGCAAGGCCTGCACCATCTCGGTTTCCATGAAGCCGGGCGCCACGCAGTTGACGGTCACGCCGTAGCGCCCTTCCTCGATCGCCAGCGCCTTGGCCATGCCAATCAGCCCCGCCTTGGCGGCGGAATAGTTGGCCTGCGTCGCGTTGCCGAAATGCGCCCGGGAACTGATGTTGACGATACGCCCCCAGCCCTGCTCGATGAACGTCGGCATGACGGCCTTGGTAGCCAGGAAAGCGCCCTTGAGCATGACCTCCATCACCAGGTCCCAGTCTTCCTCCGTCATCTTCACCAGGTAGCGGTCGCGCGGGAAACCGGCGTTGTTGACCAGGATGTGGATCCCGCCGAAATGGGCCAGCGTCTCATCGACCAGGCGCTGCACTTCCGCGCCCTTGGTGATGTCCGCGATGATGCAATGCGCCTGCAGGCCGTCCGCCTTCAGCGCCGCGGCGGTCTGTTCGGCGCGCTCCTGCAGGATGTCGGTGATGACGACCTTGGCGCCTTCCTCGGCCAGCTTGCGGGCGGTCGCGGCGCCCAGGCCGCGAGCCGATCCGGTCACGATGGCGACCTTGCCGTTGATTTGCAGATCCATGCGAAAAACTCCTTGAATTGTTAGCGGGTCAGTCCAGGTCGACGCGGCCCGCATCGAGCACGACGACGTTGCGTTCCAGCGCGGTGGTGCGCAGCGATACGACGCTGCCGTCGCGCCACAGCGCCGTGCGCAGCGTGTCGCCCGGCAGCACGGGCGCGGTAAAACGCACGCGCATGCCGCGCACCGCGCCGGCGTCGTAGCCCAGCAGCGTCCTGAGCACCGCATGCATCGCCACGCCCATGGTGGCCAGGCCATGCAGGATGGGCCGCGAAAAGCCCGCCGCAGCCGCCGTCGCCGGGTCCGCATGCAGCGGGTTGAAGTCGCCGTTGAGCCGGTACAGCAAGGCGGCCTGCGGCAGGGTCGGCAGGTCGCAGACCGTATCGGGCGCCCGGGCGGGAATGGCATGGGGCGGCAGCAATGCCTGGCCGTGCGAGCCACCGAAACCGCCATCGCCGCGCAGCATCACGGTCTGGGTGACCGTGGCGAGCAGGTCGCCGCTGCCCGGGTCGGTGACGCGGCGTTCCTGTAGCATCAACGCGCCCTTGGCCGCTCCCTTGTCGTGCAGGCCGACGACCTTGTTGTCGCCGATCACCTTGCCCGCGGGCGCGAGCGGCTTCTGCAGCACGATGGCGTGTTCCGCGTGCACCAGCTTGCGCCACGTGATGCCGGTATCGGGCTGGTCGGCCCAGAAGCCGGCATAGCCCAGGATGTTGGCCTGGGTCGGCATGGCGCGCAGGCCGCCGGCGGCGCCTTCGTAGACATAAGCCAGTTCGCCGGCGTCGAGCGGATTCGCGCCCAGGCCGACGCCCAGCGCATAGAGCATGCTGTCGCGCGTCGTGTAGCCGTGTTCGACCGGCGCGAAAGCCCGGTCCAGCAGATGCCGGGGATCGATTGCCATATCGGGCCTCATCAACCCCGCGCCGCGCGGATCATGTTGCGGGCGATCACCAGTTGCTGGATCTGGGTGGTGCCCTCGTAGATGCGGAACAGGCGCACGTCGCGGTAGAACCGCTCTATGCCGCTGTCGGCCACGTAGCCGGCGCCGCCGAAGATCTGCACCGCGCGGTCGGCCACCCGGCCGCACATCTCGGACGCGAACAGCTTGCTCGCCGCCGCCTCGGTCACCACGTTCTCGCCGGCGTCGCGCTTGCGGGCGGCGTCCAGCACCATGCAGCGCGCGGCGTACAGCTCGGTCTTGCTGTCGGCCAGCATGGCCTGGACCAACTGGAAATCGGCGATCGGCTGGCCGAACTGCCGGCGCTCCATCGCATAGCGCAGCGCATCGGCCAATATACGTTCGGCGACGCCCACGCAGACCGCGGCGATCACGATGCGGCCCTTGTCGAGCACCTTCATCGCCGTGCGGAAGCCATTTCCGGTATTGTCCGCGCCCCCGATGATGCGGCTGGCCGGCACCCGCACGTTGTCGAAAATCACGTCGCAGGTGTGCGCGCCCTTCTGGCCCATCTTGCGGTCGCGCTTGCCGAACGAGATGCCCGGCGAGTTCGCGTCGACGATGAAAGCGCTGATGCCGCCCGCGCCGGCGACGGACGCATCGGTGCGTGCCATCAGCGTGAAGATGCCGGCGTGCGGCGCGTTGGTGATATAGCGCTTGGTGCCGTTGACGACGTAGTGATCCCCGTCCAGCACCGCGCTCGTGCGCAGCGAACCGGCGTCGGAGCCGGACTCGGGCTCCGTCAGGCAGAACGACGCCAGGATCTCGCCGGTCGCCAGGCGCGGCAGGAACGCCTGCTTTTGCGCCTCGGTGCCGTCCAGCAGGATGCCTTGCGAACCGATGCCGATGGTGGTGCCGATCAAGGAACGAAAGGCGGGCGAGGTCTGGCACAGCTCGATGTCGACCAGCACCTCCTCCTCGGTCGTCAGGCCCAGGCCGCCG from Bordetella genomosp. 10 includes:
- a CDS encoding Bug family tripartite tricarboxylate transporter substrate binding protein; translated protein: MKRRSVLKLTLAAGLGTMASGSQAKSGGQDWPTRPVKVIVPFTPGGSTDIAARIVAAHMSQAFGQTFIVENRPGGGGNIGLAAVQRADADGYTVGLITTAHAINATLFKTPGYDLKKGLRQIGIIYSGPLVLAANPDAPFDSVKSLIAYARKNPGKVNFASTGIGGSTHLAGELFDLKAGIRMTHVPYKGSAPAIADVIGGTCQIMFDTTISSLPHIQAGKLRPLGVTSPRRADQLPQVPTIAEAGLPGYEVAAWNGLCAPAGTPDAVIEKLNASLVEAISQPDIKERMYKLGSSVQPLTAAQFGKFVQAEADKWAEVLVAAKIERV
- a CDS encoding MaoC/PaaZ C-terminal domain-containing protein yields the protein MAIDPRHLLDRAFAPVEHGYTTRDSMLYALGVGLGANPLDAGELAYVYEGAAGGLRAMPTQANILGYAGFWADQPDTGITWRKLVHAEHAIVLQKPLAPAGKVIGDNKVVGLHDKGAAKGALMLQERRVTDPGSGDLLATVTQTVMLRGDGGFGGSHGQALLPPHAIPARAPDTVCDLPTLPQAALLYRLNGDFNPLHADPATAAAAGFSRPILHGLATMGVAMHAVLRTLLGYDAGAVRGMRVRFTAPVLPGDTLRTALWRDGSVVSLRTTALERNVVVLDAGRVDLD
- a CDS encoding acetyl-CoA C-acetyltransferase — protein: MKRAAIVSPLRTPIGAFGGGLKPVPVEELGATVARAIVARTGLDPARIEDVVFGHSYMNGEVPCTGRWIALQAGFPIGVAGMQVDRRCGSGLQAIVTAAMMVQTGAADVVMAGGVESMSNVEYYTTDMRWGKRAGSVTFHDRLDRGRERSQPESRFGRISGMIETAENLARDYEISREEADAFALRSHQRAAAAWASGKFAQEVVPVSVPQRKGDPVIVDKDEGIRADLAIDQLARLKPIVKGGIVTAGNACQQNDAAAACLIVAEDKLEELGLTPIGYLHSWAAAGCEPSHMGIGPVPAVKKLFARNGLGFGDMDLVELNEAFACQALAVAKGWGWNDPDRFNVNGSGISLGHPVGATGVRIMTSLLHEMARRDARYGLETMCIGGGQGMAAVFERA
- a CDS encoding SDR family NAD(P)-dependent oxidoreductase, whose product is MDLQINGKVAIVTGSARGLGAATARKLAEEGAKVVITDILQERAEQTAAALKADGLQAHCIIADITKGAEVQRLVDETLAHFGGIHILVNNAGFPRDRYLVKMTEEDWDLVMEVMLKGAFLATKAVMPTFIEQGWGRIVNISSRAHFGNATQANYSAAKAGLIGMAKALAIEEGRYGVTVNCVAPGFMETEMVQALPTYETIKERAVAAQPLKRVGKPDDIANAVAFLVSEAASFISGEVLHVTGGRYG
- a CDS encoding alpha-hydroxy acid oxidase, with protein sequence MRLDRLLSVHDFERAALRRLPRILQNYVYAGTEDGATLRANRDAFARLALRPRGLTGVSARSQAVSLWGRDYDAPLGVSPMGAVAICRYECDREIAAGAAAQKVPYILSGYSSVPVEQLQAAGLDVWYQGYLPGNVERIGALLKRLEAARVEVLVVTVDTAVGANREHNERAGFSIPFQFSARLLLDGILHPRWLASVFFKTLSRAGIPRFTNSSADPAGFRITEHPPGGFRNGRDALDWTHLEWIRAHWKGRIVLKGVIHPGDAEQAVRLGLDGVMVSNHGGRQLECMQASLLALPHVVRAVPSDFPVFIDSGFRRGTDVFKALALGARMVFVGRPALYGAIVGGAAGTARVLSILKTELDRNMALSGCRVLAEVTSDLLVDDAGPIVPLVPLPGQG
- a CDS encoding 3-oxoacid CoA-transferase subunit B, with translation MQRLTRHQMAARLARDIPPGSYVNIGIGMPELVANYLDPDDEILLHSENGILGMGPNAGEGEEDLELINAGKRPVTLLTGGAFFEHVDSFAIMRGGHLDLSIMGGMQVAPNGDLANWSLGRKGEPPAVGGAMDLSVGARKVYILMEHNAKDGTPKLVEKCTLPLTGPGVVHRVYTDLAVVEITPEGFLVVDKLVGISDEELQAQTGARLRFAH
- a CDS encoding enoyl-CoA hydratase/isomerase family protein; this encodes MAEPVRCEVADGIAILTLDNPPLNVVFRGLTEALDRALEAVEADVSVQAVVVTGAGTRAFCAGSDIAEFQPLMQPGRIGPGKLELQHRVFARLDGLPKPTIAAVNGLAFGGGLEIAVCCDLLVADETARFALPEIKLGVFPGSGGPVRVTRRIGAGRAKEMMFLGEPIDAATALAWGLVNRVAGRGSALDAALDIARTLTRRPPLALALCKQAIDLSFDMSEDAAIAAALPLSERVFTSAESKEGVRAFLAKETPRFPNALHFDSKD
- a CDS encoding CoA transferase; translated protein: MTYPFLNRLRVIESSAFIAAPLAGLTLAQHGADVIRIDMIGGGIDYGRMPRMPHPEGRGRSLYWTALNKGKRSVAVDLRRPEGRELIQALVTAPGPDAGVLLTNIGTPWLAHGLLAEKRADLVSCTIQGNGDGSTAVDYTVNCVTGYPLVTGGGSAQHPVNHVLPAWDIACAYQAAFAVLAAVDRRRRTGEGAELKLALSDTAFTMLSHLGVLAEVELLGQERPSIGNHLYGAFGRDFATSDGRRLMVVAISAGQWKCLVDACGIADDVQALQARTGLDLSDEARRFEAREAIAGLLEPWFAARTREQAERELDAHRATWGRYSTVGEMMTQDPRMNSASNPVFERIETPGVGEHIAAGATVRAPGMSRAPTTPAALLGTHTDEVLYEVLGMSSGAIGRLHDAGIVAGPERDPTVAARAA
- a CDS encoding hydroxyacid dehydrogenase; this translates as MAASTEPGTGPGIILCTQAPDDYASRRLSAYGSVVVAPDLSEAGLVKLAPKARAIVVRGQTHITKAVIDAAPGLQVIGRTGVGYDMIDVAAAAARGVPVVYTPGVGARAVAEGSMAFMLSLCKMLPYWDAELKAGNWASRFGLQAGDLAGHTLGIVGLGRIGGLVARMARVFEMDVIAYSPTTPAERAREHHAELVSLDELMRRSHFIALHCPYTKETHGLIDRARLALVQEGTMLVNLSRGGVVESLDLLDEMLETGRLGGVALDVFEPEPPDTSHPIFRRKNCITSPHTMGTTKGAWAAIMKSMADDMAAVMDGAAPRHQVSLGGRAQ
- a CDS encoding acyl-CoA dehydrogenase family protein; this encodes MIRDPETLEQLLDGVRRFVREELVPAEKEVDETDEIPPHIVQGLKDLGLCGISIPEAYGGLGLTTEEEVLVDIELCQTSPAFRSLIGTTIGIGSQGILLDGTEAQKQAFLPRLATGEILASFCLTEPESGSDAGSLRTSAVLDGDHYVVNGTKRYITNAPHAGIFTLMARTDASVAGAGGISAFIVDANSPGISFGKRDRKMGQKGAHTCDVIFDNVRVPASRIIGGADNTGNGFRTAMKVLDKGRIVIAAVCVGVAERILADALRYAMERRQFGQPIADFQLVQAMLADSKTELYAARCMVLDAARKRDAGENVVTEAAASKLFASEMCGRVADRAVQIFGGAGYVADSGIERFYRDVRLFRIYEGTTQIQQLVIARNMIRAARG